The region GGCCGAGTTCGTGGGCCTCGGCTACTACACCGAGATCCCCGCCGTCATCTTCGACATCCAGCGGGTCGGCCCCTCCACGGGGCTCCCGACGCGCACGATGCAGGGGGACGTCCTCTCGACCTACTACCTCTCGCACGGCGACAAGAGCCACGTTCTCCTTTTCCCGTGCTCGATGACCGAGTGCTACTCGATGGCGATCGACGCCTTCGAGCTCGCCGAGAAGCTCCAGACCCCCGTCTTCGTGATGAGCGACCTCGACCTCGGCATGAACAACTGGGTGAGCGATCCGTTCCCGTATCCGGACCGGCCGATCTCGCGGGGGAAGGTCCTCGACGCGAAGGCGATCGAGGAGCGCGGCGGCTTCGCCCGCTACCGCGACGTCGACGGCGACGGCATCCCGTACCGGACGCTCCCCGGCACGAACCATCCGCTGGCCGCGTACTTCACGCGCGGCTCCGGGCACACCGACCGGGCGACCTATTCCGAGCGCCCCGAGGACTACGTCGCGATCATGGACCGCCTCGCGCGCAAGCACGACACCGCGCGGACGCTCGCGCCCGCCCCGGCGCTCTCCGGCGGCGGCAAGGCCCCCGTCGGCATCCTCGCCTTCGGCTCCTCTCACTGGGGCGTCATCGAGGCCCGCGACGTGCTCCGGGCCGAAGGGATCGAGACCGACTACCTGCGCCTGCGCTCGCTCCCCTTCGCGCCCGAGGTCCTCGACTGGGTCCGCTCCCACGAGCGGGTCTACGTGGTCGAGCAGAACCGCGACGCGCAGATGAAGAGCCTGCTGACGATCGAGCTCGGCGCCGACAGCGGCCGCCTGCGCTCGATCCTCCACTACAACGGACTGCCTCTCGACGCCCAGACCGTCGTGGAAGGCGTCGAGCTCGGAGAGGTGAAGCTGTGAGCAGCGTGACGGAACCGAAAGCCCCCGCGACCAACCGCCTCGGCCTGACCGTGAAGGAATACGGCGGGCTCAAGTCCACGCTCTGCATCGGGTGCGGACACGACGTGATCACGAAACAGATCACGCAGGCCTTCTACGAGATGGGAGTCGATCCCTATCGCGTCGCCAAGCTCTCCGGCATCGGCTGCTCTTCGAAGACGACCGCCTATTTCGTCGAGCGCGGCCACGGGTTCAACGCGGTCCACGGCCGCATGCCGGCCGTCGGCTCGGGCGTGATGCTCGCCAACCGCACGCTGCTGGCGATCGGGGTCTCGGGCGACGGCGACACCGCGTCGATCGGCGCCGGCCAGTTCGTCCACCTCCTTCGCCGGAACATCCCGATGATCTATGTCGTCGAGAACAACGGCGTGTACGGCCTGACGAAGGGTCAGTTCTCGGCCACCGCCGACCTCGGCTCGAAGCTCAAGAACGGCGTCGTCAACGACCTCCCGGCGATCGATCTCTGCGGCCTCGCGATCGAGCTCGGGTGCTCGTTCGTCGCGCGATCCTTCTCGGGCGACATGAAGCAGCTCGGCGCGCTGCTGAAAGCGGCGATCGCTCATCGCGGTACCTCACTCATCGACGTCATCTCTCCGTGCGTCACGTTCAACAATCACGAAGGGTCGACGAAGTCGTACAAGTGGTCGAAGGACCACGAGGAGGCGATCCAGGAGATCGGCTTCGTCCCGTACTTCGAGGACGTGACCGTGGAACAGAAGCCCGGCGAGACGCAGGAAGTCGAGATGCACGACGGGTCGAAGCTGCGCCTCAAGGCCCTGCGCGCCGACTTCGATCCGACGGACCGTGGCAAGGCGGTGGAGCTCCTGATCGAAGCGCGCGAGAAGCAGGAGTTCCTCACCGGACTCATCTACATCAACGAGACGACGCCCGATTTCCTCACCCAGCTCAACATGGTGGACGAGCCGCTCGCCACACTCCCCGAGTCGAAGACCCGCCCGCCGAAGGCGGCGCTCG is a window of Thermoanaerobaculia bacterium DNA encoding:
- a CDS encoding 2-oxoacid:ferredoxin oxidoreductase subunit beta, which produces MSSVTEPKAPATNRLGLTVKEYGGLKSTLCIGCGHDVITKQITQAFYEMGVDPYRVAKLSGIGCSSKTTAYFVERGHGFNAVHGRMPAVGSGVMLANRTLLAIGVSGDGDTASIGAGQFVHLLRRNIPMIYVVENNGVYGLTKGQFSATADLGSKLKNGVVNDLPAIDLCGLAIELGCSFVARSFSGDMKQLGALLKAAIAHRGTSLIDVISPCVTFNNHEGSTKSYKWSKDHEEAIQEIGFVPYFEDVTVEQKPGETQEVEMHDGSKLRLKALRADFDPTDRGKAVELLIEAREKQEFLTGLIYINETTPDFLTQLNMVDEPLATLPESKTRPPKAALDAIMAELS
- a CDS encoding 2-oxoacid:acceptor oxidoreductase subunit alpha, which produces AEFVGLGYYTEIPAVIFDIQRVGPSTGLPTRTMQGDVLSTYYLSHGDKSHVLLFPCSMTECYSMAIDAFELAEKLQTPVFVMSDLDLGMNNWVSDPFPYPDRPISRGKVLDAKAIEERGGFARYRDVDGDGIPYRTLPGTNHPLAAYFTRGSGHTDRATYSERPEDYVAIMDRLARKHDTARTLAPAPALSGGGKAPVGILAFGSSHWGVIEARDVLRAEGIETDYLRLRSLPFAPEVLDWVRSHERVYVVEQNRDAQMKSLLTIELGADSGRLRSILHYNGLPLDAQTVVEGVELGEVKL